Proteins from one Terriglobus sp. RCC_193 genomic window:
- the trpD gene encoding anthranilate phosphoribosyltransferase: protein MASTDLFQSVVHHGETLRFDGAEQLLTALLNGAFDESEMAALLTALHRRGESAEELAGFNAAMRRAATTLPLSDEERENTVDTCGTGGDGSGTFNISTAVALVAAAAGVTVAKHGNRAITSRSGSADVLHALGIETEHTAESATAALHAHGFAFLLAPRMHPAMKIVAPVRRALPFRTVFNLLGPMTNPAGAKRQVLGVYSAEAVDHVAHALAHSGHMHHALVVHGAGGLDELSLSGESIVTEVKGSSIRRYTVTPESAGLQATDDPLAGGDAAENAAILRSIFAGETGPRRDIVLLNAAAVLQVADVVQNLAEGVQRAAVVIDNGAVTTLVDRLSERVR, encoded by the coding sequence ATGGCTTCCACCGATCTCTTTCAGTCTGTAGTCCACCACGGCGAGACGCTGCGTTTTGACGGCGCAGAACAGTTATTGACCGCTCTTTTGAACGGCGCGTTTGACGAGAGCGAGATGGCTGCTCTGTTGACGGCGTTGCATCGTCGTGGCGAGTCGGCAGAGGAGTTGGCGGGTTTCAACGCGGCGATGCGACGTGCTGCAACGACGTTGCCCCTGAGTGACGAAGAGCGCGAAAACACTGTCGATACGTGCGGTACAGGCGGTGATGGATCGGGAACGTTCAATATCTCCACGGCGGTGGCACTGGTGGCTGCGGCGGCGGGAGTGACCGTTGCAAAACATGGCAATCGTGCCATTACGTCGCGCAGCGGGTCCGCGGATGTGTTGCATGCGCTGGGCATTGAAACAGAGCATACGGCGGAGTCGGCAACGGCTGCGTTGCACGCGCATGGTTTCGCTTTTCTACTGGCGCCGAGGATGCATCCGGCTATGAAAATCGTCGCACCGGTGCGACGGGCGTTACCGTTCCGAACGGTATTCAACCTGCTGGGACCGATGACCAATCCGGCGGGAGCAAAGCGTCAGGTGCTGGGTGTGTACTCTGCCGAGGCGGTGGATCACGTGGCCCATGCGCTGGCCCATAGCGGCCACATGCATCATGCGCTGGTGGTGCATGGCGCGGGTGGTCTGGATGAGTTGTCGCTCTCCGGAGAGAGCATCGTCACAGAGGTGAAGGGGAGCAGCATACGCCGTTACACAGTGACACCGGAGAGTGCGGGATTGCAGGCTACAGACGATCCTTTGGCCGGTGGCGATGCGGCAGAGAATGCCGCGATTCTGCGCAGCATCTTTGCAGGAGAGACAGGGCCGCGACGGGATATTGTGTTGCTGAATGCGGCGGCTGTGCTGCAGGTGGCGGATGTCGTACAGAATCTGGCTGAGGGCGTGCAACGTGCTGCTGTCGTGATTGATAACGGTGCAGTGACAACGCTTGTGGACCGCTTGAGCGAGCGTGTGCGGTAG
- the sucC gene encoding ADP-forming succinate--CoA ligase subunit beta encodes MKIHEYQAKEILRKYGVPVPEGEMVTTLEEADRAAKGLFDAGNPVVVVKAQIHAGGRGKGGGVKVTKNIDAANEASKAILGMQLITHQTGPQGQKVQRLLIEQGSAIDRELYLGVTLDRGNGKLTFMASREGGMEIEEVAHENPDAIYKEAIEPALGLQPWQARNLAFKLGLEGSQINQAVSFMMGLYKAYVETDCSLLEINPFVTTKDGKLLALDCKINFDDNAMFRHKDLKELRDISEEDPLEVEASKDSLNYIRLDGSIACMVNGAGLAMATMDIIQYSGGSPANFLDVGGGANQQQIEAAFAILLADPNVKAIFINIFGGILRVDVLATAVVAAARNLNVTLPLILRLEGTNVEEGRKILAESGLKYAVGATMAEAAKLAVEAAQGTGNREQGTV; translated from the coding sequence ATGAAGATTCACGAGTACCAGGCGAAAGAGATCCTGCGGAAATACGGCGTCCCCGTCCCCGAAGGCGAAATGGTCACCACGCTGGAAGAGGCCGACCGCGCAGCCAAGGGCCTGTTTGACGCGGGCAACCCCGTCGTTGTGGTCAAGGCGCAGATTCACGCAGGCGGTCGCGGCAAGGGCGGCGGCGTGAAGGTCACCAAGAACATCGACGCAGCCAACGAGGCGTCCAAGGCCATCCTCGGTATGCAGCTCATCACGCACCAGACCGGCCCCCAGGGCCAGAAGGTGCAGCGCCTGCTCATCGAACAGGGTTCCGCTATCGACCGCGAACTCTATCTCGGCGTCACGCTGGATCGCGGCAACGGCAAGCTCACCTTCATGGCATCGCGTGAAGGCGGCATGGAGATTGAAGAAGTCGCGCACGAGAATCCGGACGCCATCTACAAGGAAGCCATCGAGCCCGCGCTCGGCCTCCAACCCTGGCAGGCACGCAATCTCGCATTCAAGCTCGGCCTCGAAGGCTCGCAGATCAACCAGGCCGTCAGCTTCATGATGGGTCTGTACAAGGCCTACGTGGAAACGGATTGCTCGCTGCTTGAGATCAACCCGTTCGTCACCACCAAGGACGGCAAGCTGCTCGCGCTCGATTGCAAGATCAACTTCGACGACAATGCGATGTTCCGTCACAAGGACCTGAAGGAACTCCGCGACATCAGCGAAGAAGACCCGCTTGAAGTGGAAGCCAGCAAGGACTCGCTGAACTACATCCGCCTCGACGGCTCCATTGCCTGCATGGTGAACGGCGCTGGTCTCGCGATGGCGACGATGGACATCATCCAGTACAGCGGCGGCTCGCCTGCCAACTTCCTCGACGTAGGTGGCGGCGCAAACCAGCAGCAGATTGAAGCAGCCTTCGCCATCCTGCTCGCCGACCCGAACGTGAAGGCGATCTTCATCAACATCTTCGGCGGCATCCTGCGCGTGGACGTACTGGCAACCGCAGTCGTCGCAGCAGCGCGCAATCTGAATGTCACGCTTCCTCTCATCCTTCGTCTCGAAGGCACCAACGTCGAAGAAGGCCGCAAAATCCTTGCGGAGTCCGGCCTGAAGTATGCGGTAGGAGCGACGATGGCAGAAGCTGCAAAGCTGGCCGTGGAGGCAGCTCAGGGAACAGGGAACAGGGAACAGGGAACAGTGTGA
- a CDS encoding four helix bundle protein, which translates to MIGESYRDLIVWQRAVQLSVALYKLTATFPREELYGLTSQLRRAGVSVASNIAEGYGRRSTGEYKQFLGMARGSNMEVQTQLVIAGELGFGDPVKFKESESLSHEVGKMLVAMMNKI; encoded by the coding sequence GTGATTGGCGAATCCTATCGGGATCTCATCGTTTGGCAGAGAGCAGTCCAACTGAGCGTTGCTCTCTACAAGCTGACGGCGACATTTCCGAGGGAAGAGCTTTACGGCTTAACGAGCCAACTCCGGCGTGCCGGGGTGTCAGTAGCAAGCAATATCGCAGAAGGTTACGGTCGCAGGTCAACGGGAGAGTACAAGCAATTTCTCGGCATGGCTCGCGGGTCCAATATGGAAGTTCAAACGCAGTTGGTGATTGCAGGAGAGTTAGGTTTCGGAGACCCAGTGAAGTTCAAGGAATCAGAGTCACTCTCGCACGAAGTCGGAAAAATGCTCGTAGCGATGATGAACAAGATTTAG